One stretch of Ananas comosus cultivar F153 linkage group 6, ASM154086v1, whole genome shotgun sequence DNA includes these proteins:
- the LOC109712203 gene encoding xyloglucan endotransglucosylase/hydrolase protein 24-like, producing MASIAPHPALIFLLVLAVSSALAKGNFYQDVDITWGDGRAKILDNGQLLTLSLDKSSGSGFQSKSQFLFGQFDMQIKLVPGNSAGTVTTFYLSSQGSMHDEIDFEFLGNLSGDPYILHTNIYSQGKGNREQQFYLWFDPTKDFHTYSALWNPTHIVFFVDGTPIREFKNNERIGVPFPNSQMMKVYSSLWDGEDWATRGGLVKTDWSQAPFTAAFRGLSTDGCTSGIAACSKANNPYMWQQDLDSANQQKLKWVQKNYMVYNYCTDVKRFPQGLPPECSAN from the exons ATGGCTTCAATTGCTCCTCATCCCGCCCTGATCTTCTTACTAGTTCTAGCTGTTTCTAGCGCTTTAGCTAAGGGGAACTTCTACCAAGATGTCGACATCACGTGGGGCGACGGCCGCGCCAAGATCCTCGACAACGGGCAGCTCCTCACCCTCTCCCTCGACAAGTCGTCGGGCTCGGGCTTCCAGTCCAAGAGCCAGTTCTTGTTCGGCCAGTTCGATATGCAGATCAAGCTCGTGCCCGGGAATTCTGCGGGGACCGTCACCACCTTCTAC TTGTCGTCGCAAGGGTCGATGCACGACGAGATCGATTTCGAGTTCCTCGGCAACCTTAGCGGAGATCCGTATATTTTGCACACCAATATTTACTCTCAAGGAAAGGGGAACAGGGAGCAGCAATTCTACCTGTGGTTTGATCCTACCAAGGATTTCCACACCTACTCTGCCCTATGGAATCCTACACATATTGT TTTCTTTGTCGACGGAACACCGATAAGAGAGTTCAAGAACAACGAGAGGATCGGCGTGCCGTTCCCGAATAGCCAGATGATGAAAGTCTACTCGAGCTTGTGGGACGGGGAGGACTGGGCAACGAGGGGCGGGCTCGTGAAGACCGACTGGTCGCAGGCGCCGTTCACGGCGGCCTTCCGCGGGCTCAGCACCGACGGGTGCACGTCGGGCATCGCCGCGTGCTCGAAAGCGAACAATCCGTACATGTGGCAGCAGGATCTCGACTCCGCGAACCAGCAGAAGCTCAAGTGGGTGCAGAAGAACTACATGGTGTATAATTACTGCACGGATGTGAAGAGGTTTCCGCAGGGGCTACCCCCTGAGTGCTCGGCCAATTAG